The DNA segment TCTCTTGACAATAGCAGCAAATAACAGCTGAGTGGataaaatgcccaaatgaaagtgcaaatttacacaagatttgcacaaaaaattcccatgcttttgtccaggtcgagatctgtgggaagcagaatgtatgacatgtaaagctgacacttatgtgtcagttgccaataaaggtgcaagtgatttagaagcacacattagctctgcaaagcataaagggtcagcaaaaggtgaaagttcatcaggtaaattattgggctactttttgcgaccaggtaaaattgttatcacattgcttcattttccatggccattcaaaataatagtaatagtaaatgaaggtacactcatggcatcaaatattttattttagtacatggacattcaaaagaatgttggaaatgtttatatatatatatatatatatatatatatatatatatatatatatatatatatatatatatatatatatatatatatatatatatattttatgttctgcTAATAGAGTGTCCCCCTAACAAAAATCACATATATGCACATTTGAGCAGCCTCTacttcctctgaactttgaccttgtaATTTCCTTaccacaactttttgtattttcaaaatacacgTTTTTAACTTTGATAACACCAATGTCATGAAATCAAGCAACACACgttcttttaaaattatttaaattattaattacttttttgttttgcattattgCACACTTGtcaggccttgcactaatgcttgacctgagaaaacaaaatgagtaaaaaataaacacgtaaataactgtaaattatATAGATGTGGTATACCAAATGAAGGGAAAAGGGGTTTTTCGGTcgattgacaaattcaaatatattttctaaaaaaaataaaaaaataaaaaaataaaaaaagggcaaATCAATACACAAAGCAtttcatataatttaataaaagcttaGGTAATAGATTGATGCCTTTTAAATGGGGTTGGACTATTTGAAATCTTTTTCagaaaagtcaagggacatgtttgtcaccatattttgatcATGATAACCGACGTTCATAATTTAGGCTAGTTGCTTCAATCAAAAATCCGGTTAAGTACAACTATTTAGTATAGTCGATGAAAAGCGTttagtttgttttaaaatgtctgCATGACAAACTCTTGCTTGGACTCTTGCTACCATAGTTCTCTGGTAGAAGCAACTTATCACGCTACTAGCAcactatactgtacagtgtacacTACAGTACGTGTGGATCTTTAGAGGTTTGAGCGACAGGAAGTCCGGACCTTCGTGTGACCAATCAGCGTGCATTATAACAGTCACATGATTCAAAGCGTCCCATAATCTCGCTATACGAACTCTCGCGAGATTTTTTACCCCCCTTTTCACTTTGAGTCCAAAATGGTAGGTGGCTTGAGTTTTTAGCGAATGTACCAGTGGCCAAAATCTCCCTCCATCGTCAGTCATATCTGCTATAATTTTGCCACAGATAACTTTTAGGAATATTAAATAGCGTTACGAGTGgataaatatgtgtattttgtggaTTCGGTGTAAATTTGATAAGTAATTGCAAGCTAACGCATATCCGGCATCATAGCCAAGACTTCCATTCTCGTGTCATATGTGGACAAATGCTTAGGAATATCTGAAGAACATGTGGTATTTTTATTCGTTTTTATACATCAAAGTATAGATACAAATGGATATAAGTTTTATTTAGCCGTCTGGGCAGAAGTACAATCCTTCAGTAGACTCGTGTTGGCTAAGCTAGCTGCAATAGTTCTAGCTCTAAGAAACCACGAGTTACAACCTGAGATTATAAATATAGATGGTTTTAAACAGTAAACTTTCCTTTCACATTGTGTATTGGAACCATCGCTGTCCAAAAATATGTAAACGTAGCCAGTGAATGTGTGTAGCCCTTTAATAATTACTCTTTGCTAATGTAATCTCTAGAATAAGCGTTAATTATGACACTTGATTCATTCTCTGGCTTATAATGACACCTTTAGTGGGGTGTATTGATGATTATTTTCTTTGCGTGATGTTACCAGGGAGTTGACATCAGACACAACAAGGACCGCAAGGTTCACAGGAAGGAGCCCAAAAGTCAGGATATTTACCTGAGGCTCCTGGTCAAGGTAAAGACCATCATGAAAAGCATCAGTTTTCACTTCTACAAGTTTTGTCTCTCCATTCCTTGACTTCCATTGTGTGATATTAAtgcagtatttgtgtgtgtggatgtagTTGTACAGATTCCTGGCTCGTCGTTCTGATGCTCCCTTCAACAAGGTCATCCTGCGGAGACTCTTTATGAGCAAGACCAACCGTCCCCCTCTGGCCCTGTCCCGTCTGGTGAGTCTGCATCCCAACATGTTTTTGCACATATCTCTTGCTTAGATTGGACCTGTTTGCTCTCCTCGGTTTCTTTATATGTTAAGAAGGGCTGTCAGTTtaataataaattgcattttgtttaaaACAAGGCATTTAATCATGCCATCTgacctgtatgtaaattctgttatAAGGGATCCGGTTTGTTCTGCTAGACCTTACATGGTGGTATTAGTCACCTAAGATCATCTTAAATCATATTTgtcctcatatctgtcacagcaattgcactttggaaattaaaaacagatgtttgTGCCATTTCTgagtaaaatgttaaaatctacCAACACCAGCTGCAGGGCAATTGGGACTTAATAGAGTAGATGTAGTGGTGTGATACTAGAAATACGATCATTTATAGAATTGTCTGAGTTTGTACTGATcccaataaaaatgtaaagaagCCCAAATCACTGGTAATCTCTTGGAAATGGTATGTTTTAACCCCACAAACAACACTTTTGGGGTATTTTTTTAGCACAATTGGAATGAAGTGCCCATCGAAAGCAGTTTTCTGGGGTGCTAAAAGAACCTGGAAGTGCTGTCGCCAAGCGTTTATTTGTAAACGGTAACTTTATTTTCTACTGGACTCTGCGGACTCATGCAGTGCTCATGACCAGATACGATATGtgtacattcatatatatatatatatatatatatatatatatatatatatatatatacacacacacacacacacgcacgatTTGATTAATTAGCATATCAAGTAATTCAACTATTGTTAAGCCTTGACAGTTCAGAAAGCAGCacaaacatgctttttttttaccatttttcttTCTTGAGGTCTCATGCAAAGTTTTCTTTGTTTTGGCTCTGCAGATCCGTAAGATGAAGCTTCCAGGCCGTGACAACCAGATCGCTGTTGTTGTGGGAAACATTACTGATGACATCAGGATTCAGGATGTTCCTAAACTGAAGGTAAGGACAAACGTTGAAAGTGTTCAATGCTCGTGCATAGTTGGAACTTGGGCTGGAttacttttgaccaaaattaaattAGGTCATTGGCAAACATTCTCTCCTGCTAGAAATACTCTtcaagaaagggtgttcacacttgagtcatctttaaaagaaccagactaaataaattaaaaatacagtgaAATGTAGAGGGTAAAAACAgattcacatcatcttcacattgTCTACTgttcactgtgtacctgtttttgtcaaCTCTGTGATAGGGTTGTAGCTAGGGCTGGGTGGTGTGGcaatatacaatactgtgcaaaagttttaggcactggtgaaaaatgttgcatagttttgagtgtcttcaaatataatgccataaatagttttcatttatcagttaatgtcatgcaaagtccagtaaacataaaaaaagctaaatcaatatttgatgtgaccacctttgccttcaaaacagccccaattctcctaggtacacctgggcacaatttttcatggttgttggcagagaggatgttccaagctacttggagaattcgccacagttcttctatctatttaggctgtctcaattgcttccatctctttatgtaatctcagactgacaagatgttcagtggggggctttgtggaggccatgacatctgttgcagggctccctgttcttctattctaatcttttctatttacaaaagtaatgtttgagagtctaaaatttatgtttccttttgacacactaaagctgaagatataaataaccatcttaagacaaatgtttttgtgaaacatcttatgtgcctaagacttttgcacagtactgtatatcgtGGTGACGACAAAGTGTGAACCGGTAGAGATTTTTCAGTAACGTCTATATCGCCCATCTGGTTGCACGTGAGACtagggttgctctgataccaaaattttggcttcggtacgataccagccctggtacctcagtgTCAATACTAACTtaatacttaggcaacaaataaaaataaaaaactcagatttttttatgaaattacacagaaaattattgaCAAAAAGAACTGCACAAAGTCACATAGAtaaaaattatgccttttctgtttaaatttttcTTGATtccatattaaatgttttaattaaatgttatgatcattgtttaatcaaatacataatgtacagctttaatcaaatataaatataataatttataaattatttttggtaaaaaacaaaaaagatgcacaacagagttttacagtattaatagaaacattaaatgaaaacaagctGATTACttgaggctgccatggctgaatcacgacatgctgatattcagtacttgTATTCAggttttgtgatattgcttaaagaaagataataatactaataatataaccatttaatattgtattattgttactatgagtattattgctactacaTTGAAtaatacacttttatacagtagtaatacgTTTCTGTCGTAATAGCTTCAATTTCACACAatcagttgaatagagctctcatttcagtgggacttttattttgaaagaccatTGAAGTTCTTCCTGATTTTGAAGGGTTCGTTATATCAAACTTCCCGTGACTAGCAAGCTGAAATCTCCGGTGAAAAAGGTCATTTGAGGGTTCACAGCCATTTATACACTAaacgctgctctgcagatggatactattggacacactgcatgaaaatcaagcagtaAGAGTGTGTGTTGCATGTGTTTGAGCGTGCCTTTGTGTGTGGAGATCAGAGCATAGAGGCGCCTCTTATTCTGTGGCGCgaagcgcatgtgactgtatattgaTTAAaagacatccttctgctgtttattgatcacacttggccatattgagacttttttgttattattttcaaatagtctttgatttcatctcaaaactctcataTTACAtgttgctaatggcagcatactttaatatggtaccgaaattaacgaCAAGATGATATTGCAccagtttaaatttttttggtatcgcgatatttcgttagtaTTGGTATACCGCGCAACCCTACGTGAGACTTTCAGTGAGAGAGGTGAATGGATTTGGAGAAAGAGGAACACACAGAATGCGGGACTACTCCTAATCAAGTTAAACGCAGCAGGAAGAATTTATTATTGCATTTACAGATTTAGTATGATTGCTTCTCTCTTATGGATAGCAGGCAGCATTACACAAGTAGGAAGGCGTTAGCAACTTTTTGGCAGATAATGACTAATTTTGTATGTGGCTTCACTCTTTCTGCTGTGTGTACGCGCGCACGTGAGACGGGTTGAGCTCTGTGACCGCGAGAAAAGGCAGTTTAATGCAAATACTGCAAAAGCAATTAATGACAGAAAAATAACCATGCCATAATTTTACAACTCACTTCTATCCGAATAACGGAAATCGTTTATTCGCCAGGCAACCTCTGAATGGAACGCGCATTCTATATGGTGCAATGACTTTTTGCCTAACCGTGACAAACAATGCTCAATTTTGTAACAGTTGACTAATCTTTATAGGTATGTAATTTTAACCGGCTAAATACCAGAACAGCGCACAAAcattgactacatttacatggacaccagaaagcggcttattgcgagaaagcgggtTATTATAAGAAAACagcgttcccgtttacatgcactgtattggtttggtcagtaagcagctttcttcaCAGCGACAATTTCCTGCTACActtgtgtaaaaaacaaacatggcatctgaggaagactttgGTATTTTATTATCTGTTGCTTTGCTAAATTtctagatattccagagttgtttctGTCTGTTTCCTTCACATTCTATCGCAAACTGCAggggaattgcgctgcaatagtggaatttccctcttacataaaattCCTGGATTCCCCAAAAGGATGAGAGCATGTAGAGCTTaacactagcgccatctttgatttttaatggaaattacattgaggctgtgagggatagacttaccatctcttcaatggcacgaactgtataaagctcctagatcacatctgattttccacaactcgtgtTGTCTAGAATtgtttgtatactgaatgttcttggacagatatttgatcaatgttttgtccgtggaaaGATTCAAAAACacaaactgcagtacagcccaatGAAGAGATGGAAAGTCTATTCCTCACagactcgttgtcattcccattaaaaatcaaagatggcgctagcgtgaataaggtctataggtgAACATGAGACAGTcagtattttacattggtgtgtataaatgggtgtaGTTGATtgtgtatgtgattttttttttcctctgtacTCAAagaaattttgaattctttctgctgtgttaacatgttgttgggctccatgaTGCTATGATGTTTGTGTCCGGTCTGTTCCAcgcatgtgcactcttcaaacactGATCAGAACAcggcttatgtgtttacatggaccCAGCAAGCCGCCTTCTCCTAGAGAAACCTATATGTGTTAAACCGCTTAAGCGgcataaggaaatcagcgttctagGTTACATGGCGTTTCAGAACGCAGCTttttgcaaaaaccctggaataattTTTCTTATGTGCATGTATACTAGGGGTGAGTAAATATATTGATTTTCTGATTGaacgcaatcttcatttgaacaatcttgatatcgattcttaaatcccaaggtcGATCATTTACAATctgtgcaaccctctactacaatgagaggaaatcacaagcatttgcaaccaaatttcacactgtgacaaatgtacagtgcatccagaaagtattcacagcgcttcactttttccacattttatgttacagccttattccaaaatggattaaattattttcctcacaattctacagacaataccccataatgacaacgtgaaagaagtttgtttgaaatctttgcaaatttattaaaaataaaaaataaataaaaaaatcacgtacataagtattcacagcctttgccatgacactcaaaattgagctcaggtgcatcctgtttccactgatcatccttgagatgtttctacaacttgattggagtccacctgtggtaaattcagttgattggacatgatttggaaaggcacacacctgtctatataaggtcccacagttaacagtgtatgtcagAGAACAAAACAAGCCATGAAGTCAAAGGAATTGTCTGtaacctccgagacaggattgtattgaagcacagatctggggaagggtacagaaacatttctgcagcattgaaggtcccaatgagcacagtggcctccatcatccgtaaatggaagaagtttggaaccaccaggattcttcctagagctggccgcctggccaaactgagcgatcgggggagaagggccttagtcagggaggtgaccaagaacccggtcgtcactctgacagagctccagcatttctctgtggagagcgGAGAACCTCCCAGAAgtacaaccatctctgcagcactccaacaATCAGGCCTGTGTGGTGGAGTGGCCAGACGgcagccactcctcagtaaaaggcacatgacagcccacctggagtttgccaaaaggcacctgaaggactctcagaccatgagaaacaaaattctctggtctgatgaaacaaagattgaactctttggcctgaatggcaagcgtcatgtctggaggaaaccaggcaccgctcatcacctggccaataccatcgctatagtgaagcatggtggtggcagcatcatgctgtggggatgtttttcagcggcaggaactgggagactagtcaggatcaagggaaagatgaatgcagcaatgtacagagacatccttgatgaaaacctgctccagagcactctggacctcagactggggcgaaggttcatcttccaacaggacaatgaccctaagcacacagccaagatatcaaaggagtggctacgggacaactctgtgaatgtccttgagtggcccagccagagcccagacttgaacccgattgaacatctctggagagatctgaaaatagctgtgcaccgacgctccccatccaacctgatggagcttgagaggtcctgcaaagaagaatgggagaaactgcccaaaaataggtgtgccaagcttgtagcatcatactcaaaaagacttgaggctgtaattggtgccaaaggtgcttcaacaaagtattgagcaaaggctgtgaatacttaagtacatgtgatttttttcattttttatttttaataaatttgcaaagatttcaaacaaacttctttcacgttgtcattatggggtattgtttgtagaatttagaggaaaataattaatttaatccattttggaataaggctgaaacataacaaaatgtggaaaaagtgaagcgctgtgaatactttccggatgcactgtatatgcttGGCAACTggttggtaaatgtttagatttcattcaccagtgattgtgtCGTTTAGTTATGAaatgttcagcagcgagatcctttcacagcgtgttgagtgtaaaagttgttccgtgtaatgtgtgtccaaagacgagatccacgcaacccatttgtcattgaatgtctctgttctttacagtcagttgttgatcaaaaacgacaaaaaataaacatttaattctaatcttgtatagcacagatgagataaagccgttcGAGTGTCTCGTTAAcgtgctcatttacagatgctctttacagaaatgccggtgtTGTTAGTTTttaacaaatcagtgtaaatacttgtaaatagtacaaattatgcaattaaacaataaatatgtaacaaaaaaaaaatatatatatatatgaaatataatctcatttattgattgaatacattttattttatttttaaaaagccaaaatgtgaccaaaatgacaaaaaagtaataaaatagaatgtatattttcctaatgtacctagttagaaggtctcctatgtaattaacagcattagctgtgagaatttatttcatgtgtaatcaaaagggacattataactaaaataaacTCGTATGaattgaatcaagagcttgtgaatcggaattgggAAAtgtgtatcaatacccagccctaatgtaaGCATAGTCATTGTGACCAATGAGGGGAAAGCATGCTCACAAGTAACTTTTATTAACACCGTTTTAGTTCTTTTTGAAATAATGCCTTGTGAAATTGAATCAAAATAAGGGGAAaacaatgcaacattgtaacaattttagcccGTTTCATCCATGATGCATCTTATTCTGGCATTATTTGTGTGCAAATGTTGCAGTCAAGAGCTGCATATATTGAAACTTATTTATTGTCTTAGAATCAAAAAGAGCAAGCAATTGTTATTCTCCTGATAATTTAAAATTGTTTACTTTTCACGCTTTATCTTGCTCTAAtttttatatcaaaatgtaaTCTGGAGTCTGTTACCTTTttgcattaattatttttgtctCTCTGCTTTGTGTGATTGTGGTTGTGCTTGTTAGTGTTATGTGAGTGCATAAAGATTAAAGTTAATAAGTTAAAGATGCAGCAAAagcaagatgatttttttttttttttttaatgcaatttactATGTAAATAACTGATATACAGTGGTTCTGAAATTGTTCACTTGCAGTAATTGTTAAACCAGGATGTTGATGCAAGGCTAGGGATTTTTAAGGGGAATACTTAGACTTCTACAAAAAAATTTGTTGTTGATTTCTTTTGTGTAAATAAACATGTTTCACTCAGGTGTGTGCCCTGAAGGTGACTGCAGGTGCTCGCCGCAGGATCTTGAAGGCCGGTGGACAGATCATGACCTTTGACCAGCTAGCCCTTACAGCCCCTAGAGGACAGGGCACAGTTCTGTTGTCAGGTGAGCATGTGTGCACGAAATTGATTTAAACGTTTATTCTTCAGATAATTAACTTAATATAAATATGTAGCACGTGCATACAATCTCACATGTTCACAAAATAACCAACTAGCAAACATTTAAACTTATTTTTACTGTTGTTAATTGTCAATTGTTAAATTGATCGTAAATTATTTGCTTAATTGTTAaggaaaggtaaaaaaaaaaaaaaacgtaattccTTAGGGAGTTTTCTGTGCCAGACGTCACTCACATTAAACACGGATCCACAATAAATAAGCAATAATAAATGCATATAAACCAATATAACAATGTAGgacaatataattgttttttaaaagaataaagttatgtaTTGCACTTCTTAGTATGGTACTGCACAAGAATGCGTGTGTAATAAAAGCAAATATATGACCAGTTTTCAAAGTCCAAATTGCAGCTATTCTACCTGCAATAGGAGGATTTATACAAGTTCAGGgccactggtaaaaaaaaaaaaaaaaaaaaaagacatcctgTGATGTTCAGTGGTACATGTTCATATTTAGATTAAGGTTTAAATTTAACTTGACTAAAGGTTGTTAATCCCCTTGTTCTGTTTGTATGCAGGACCCCGTAAGGCCAGAGAGGTGTACAGGCATTTCGGTAAAGCTCCTGGAACCCCCCACAGCCACACCAAGTAAGACATCATCATGTGCTTTTAATTTAAGCCATCATGAGCTCTTagataaaaatgttgttttgacGTTTTACAGTTTAACTCAGACATCTCTTTCCTCCTCAGGCCCTATGTGCGTTCCAAAGGCAGGAAGTTCGAGCGCGCCCGTGGTCGCAGAGCCAGCCGAGGCTACAAGAACTAGATGGCTGTCTTTGTTTTGTGTTCAATATTGTAATGCAAATAAAGATTGGATAATATTCAAAATTCTAATGAATCTCTTGTCACTTTTTCTTGATCTGAATGCATGCTTTGTCCAGGGGGATAGACCTTTTCTCATTTGTCTATACTTCTTTAGTAGTATTTGGAAGTACTTATATTCTTGTTTCGTTTTTACCACAAGCAACCATTTAGTTTCCAATGACCTACATTTTTAAAGCTTTTACATATGTACAAACTGATAGCGAATGAATAGTTGCTAAAATACTAATATTGAATAGCAAAAATTATTTCAGCATTGTTTTTATAACCATTACTGCAAAATTTTCACCTTATATGAACCTGAAGCACAGAAATGAATGTGACTTGCCCACATCAAGTGGAAAATGCAACCCAATGTCAATTATGAATGTATATTGTGTACAACTGTAGGGACATGTGCAGACGTACATATTTCCAATACAGTTTCAGAATTAACTCAAGATCATTAATGAATTGTAAAGAGTTATAAGAACATTAAAAGAACTCTACGTCATTGGAAAAATGAGCTAACCTTAATTAAACTTGTTTGGAATTTTCCACTATTTTTGCACAACACAATCtaacttgaaatatttttaaagttGACACTTaagatacataaatatttaagataaaaCTAAAATGTCTGAGGGTTGCAACCTGTTGATTTATTTGGCTCTGATCATTTGTATAAATGTAGTATTTTTTGTAGTATTGCTTGACATATCTATGAACTATTTTATATACAAATTCAAGGTTAAACGAGATTTACGTATGTAGCCGGTTCTATGAATTCTGTATGACCACCAGAGGCAGTTCTTCACACTGGATATTATCTCTCTTTGCTCATGCTCAGGTCGAGTCTAGTCTAGTCACCTCGTGACCCAGGATGACACGGGGTCCTCTCCTATTTAACCTCGTGACTTCCAGCAAACTGTTCCTACGGAATCTTCTTGCCCAGAACTCATAAAACCGCAGTTACATAACTCTCGTTCTTTTTCGATCTTACTGACCACCAGAGGAAGTGCTTCACACTGGATGACTCATAACAAGGTCACGAGGTGGCATGCTTACCCCTAAGAGGAAGTTGAAGGTCCCAATAGGACGGCTGTTTCAATAGCGCCCGGGGCAGCCACATTAACTATAATATCTTGAGAAAGTATCTGTAGATGACCACGCCTAAATCTGCTACTGCTTAGGGGGATGCCCCTCAGTGCTGCCCAAGACGTGGAGATAACGCTAGCCAAGTGTTGGCATTGGATGGTTGTTAATCTTATAAGCCTGGGTGATTATATAAACCACCCAGTGCAACAACCTCTGCTTCAAAAGAGGCTGACCCTTTTTTGACCCACCGTAGCAAAGAAAGAGTTGGTCTGATTGCCTCAATCTTTCTGTGGCCCTTAGGTAGCCACAAAGGGCTCGCACTGGGCATAATAGTTCGATTCGACTGCTCTGCTGTATCTTTGACATAGGAGGATTAAACACTGCCAGCTTGATTATCTGGTTCCTAAATAAGGTTGGGAGCCTCTTGGGGAGGAATGTTGGGTTAGGCCACAATGTCACTACTGAGCCATCTGCATTCCAGCGCATGCAAGATGCATTAACTGATAATGTGTGAAGCTCACTTACGTGTTTAGCTGAAGTAGTATCCATGATAAATGCAGTCTTTAATGAAAGCCACTTCAGGTTACTCTGCTCCATGGGCTCTAAAGGGTGCTGTGTAAGTGACCTTAAATCCAGACTCAGATCCTATGAGGGCACCCGAATGGTCTGAGTGGGACGCAACACTGAGTACCACTAAAAAACGAGTAATTAAAATGTGAGACCCCACTGGTTGACCGTCTACCTTTATGTGTTGTGCCGAAATTGCAGCCACATATACTCTTAGGGTAGAGGCTGTCCTGTTGCTTTCTAGAAGGGACTGCAGAAAACATAATACAAAGGGTATGGAGCAGGATTCTGGGACCATTTTTAGTTTCCTACACCAATAAGAATCTGCCTCCTGCATTGCAGTCAAGGACCTGCTCATGCTGGTATGGTGTGTAAGAGATTTGGGATTCACCCAGCACTTCTGTAGTTCCACGATGTAGTCCTTGGATGGGGGAAAACTAAGAGCAGAAGGTTGCGAGGCTTTTCTGAAAAAGACACTGGTGGGGGCTGCCACTGTAGGGGCTATGTCTATGCTTAAACATGCCAATGCAATACGGAGAGCTTGCTTTACTATGTCCTGATCTGACTCTAGTCCTTCAGCAGACCCGTGCATGGTGTCCTGGGAACCATCATGAGAGAGGTGAGACTGAAGTTCAGATAAGACCTCCTCCCTTTCCTCCTCACAAAACTGGCTATGAGAGGCCGCCATCGATAGGACATCATCCTCTGAGATGGATGGTTCCATTGATGGGGTTTCCCACTGCAGATTCATATTTAATATCAGAGACTTAATCTGAGCAAACTCAGAAGTAAATGCATCAACTTTCTTGGTTAAGGGGTCCTCCTTAATCTCTTGCTCGTGGAGGCACAAATTGCTTCCACGCTTATTCCCTGCTT comes from the Myxocyprinus asiaticus isolate MX2 ecotype Aquarium Trade chromosome 15, UBuf_Myxa_2, whole genome shotgun sequence genome and includes:
- the LOC127452683 gene encoding 60S ribosomal protein L18-like, translating into YQGVDIRHNKDRKVHRKEPKSQDIYLRLLVKLYRFLARRSDAPFNKVILRRLFMSKTNRPPLALSRLIRKMKLPGRDNQIAVVVGNITDDIRIQDVPKLKVCALKVTAGARRRILKAGGQIMTFDQLALTAPRGQGTVLLSGPRKAREVYRHFGKAPGTPHSHTKPYVRSKGRKFERARGRRASRGYKN